The following proteins are co-located in the Syngnathus scovelli strain Florida chromosome 5, RoL_Ssco_1.2, whole genome shotgun sequence genome:
- the alg13 gene encoding putative bifunctional UDP-N-acetylglucosamine transferase and deubiquitinase ALG13 isoform X6 gives MQKGLKKYFVNMDDYLASLGLYRKMVARDASSLFRAVSEQLYYSQNYHHTIRQACADFMRANAYVFEPFVEGSFDKYLERLEDPKETVGQVEIKALSQLYRRRFLIYRYPGKAATVISEDDFVDKVTLSCSINGHYDIVYPRNYPASAALSQALVYELLYTKVFGCEEAELSQAAEAFKLGGRRYRNSLSACSDVDVSYDAPEDRAHREEAEAGEEKLGVLSEDVKPACDAPPPGRLCLPYKVLKSLDSDVYRNVEFDVWQDSCKEMQKMDYMVFAGRQYFLGDKCQVRLEPKGKYFNAFIQEVGTHSAAVTVFIEELGEKHLVPVTDVKAVNPVPAWNASAPPRKGDPDVDGRGHQRHQRHRYFRKSRGGGVLVKGADPAVPPTSSYGGPAPGPLPPRFQPVGRPPSAGAVPYDPYAPPHHHHHQQQHGQTFVGARASRYGTARSLSRVVNRHLVGPHLTYYPPARRYYDYDSYAFRSRRSRRHLAAAAALAKGCPYFNEDDAAEPSAEMDGAVAYYRVDDANHDIFATLTTVSILSASVPQPQSVVASPPPSSASYRLQRGSGGPLQLSPSAGGALTCSSEEEQDADAVQRDRAELTRDFRDDFMLACQDESRGASSPWPRSQEVDATDGGYQTPSVYAGESPAAQVTCTLTRRSSRSVKGYRDISVTPQDREEGGLVDSPPRADEGYGYTVQQAVKPMVVISSSPTSSSSSSPSSSSRVAGARAAPAPHVQPRSVAVAIPAPAPWLVNELGEGLCSVVVPPPPPYSYDPNGSDLPRDCRVLQYYYNLGVQWYHQSCWQQQQQQQHQQTVAPYSPALYPSDVVHTYQHCPPYLGQEAPPLPAHPSYAEVGRSGPLQPPPPYLETNGTVECQTDTHGLGPAHSLDGSSLNAPSSAPALYPDQMGLPSVLHLPYETPPPATYLSSAPPPLVHSAHHPYHTHHACVPAHWGGHTSRVYCPAPTPPHVVGYITSPPTHFIPPSA, from the exons ATGCAAAAAGGCCTCAAGAAGTATTTCGTCAACATGGACGACTACCTGGCCAGCCTCGGCCTCTACCGTAAGATGGTCGCCAGGGACGCGTCCAGCCTCTTCCGGGCCGTCTCCGAGCAG TTGTACTACTCTCAGAACTACCACCACACCATTCGTCAGGCATGTGCTGATTTCATGCGGGCAAACGCCTACGTCTTTGAGCCG TTCGTGGAAGGCTCGTTTGACAAGTATCTGGAGCGCCTGGAGGATCCTAAG GAGACGGTGGGCCAGGTGGAGATCAAGGCTCTGTCTCAGCTTTACAG GCGCCGATTCCTGATCTACCGTTATCCCGGCAAAGCCGCCACCGTCATCTCCGAGGACGACTTTGTGGACAAG GTAACGTTGTCCTGCTCCATCAACGGGCACTATGACATCGTGTACCCCAGGAATTACCCCGCCTCCGCCGCGCTCAGCCAGG CCCTGGTGTACGAGCTGCTCTACACCAAGGTGTTTGGttgtgaggaggcggagctttctCAGGCCGCCGAGGCCTTCAAGCTCGGAGGTCGTCGCTATCGGAACAGTCTGTCCGCCTGTAGCGACGTCGATGTCAGCTACGACGCCCCTGAAGACAGAGCTCACAG GGAGGAGGCGGAGGCAGGTGAGGAGAAGCTCGGAGTGTTGAGCGAGGACGTCAAG CCGGCGTGCGACGCTCCGCCGCCCGGCAGGCTGTGTCTACCTTACAAGGTGCTGAAGTCGCTGGACAGCGATGTTTACCGAAACGTGGAGTTTGACGTCTGGCAGGACAGCTGCAAAG AAATGCAGAAGATGGACTACATGGTGTTTGCCGGCCGACAGTACTTCCTGGGGGACAAATGTCAG GTGCGTCTGGAGCCCAAAGGAAAGTACTTTAACGCCTTTATCCAGGAAGTGGGAACGCACTCGGCCGCTGTCACCGTCTTCATCGAAGAGCTGGGAGAGAA acatttggttcctGTGACGGATGTGAAAGCTGTCAATCCGGTTCCAGCCTGGAACGCGTCGGCTCCGCCCCGCAAAGGCGACCCAG ACGTCGACGGGCGAGGTCACCAGAGGCATCAGCGCCATCGATACTTCAGGAAGTCTCGAGGGGGCGGTGTCCTCGTCAAGGGGGCGGACCCGGCGGTGCCCCCGACCTCCTCCTACGGTGGCCCAGCCCCCGGGCCGCTCCCGCCGCGCTTCCAGCCCGTGGGCCGGCCTCCGTCGGCCGGCGCCGTGCCCTACGACCCCTACGCTCCcccgcaccaccaccaccatcagcaGCAGCATGGCCAAACCTTCGTCGGCGCCAGAGCTTCCAGATACGGCACCGCCAG AAGCTTGAGCCGCGTGGTGAACCGCCACCTGGTGGGTCCTCATCTGACCTACTACCCGCCCGCCAGGCGTTACTACGATTACGACAGCTACGCTTTCAGATCTCG TCGCAGTCGTCGTCAtctggcagcggcggcggcgctcgcCAAAGGGTGCCCCTACTTCAACGAAGACGACGCGGCCGAGCCGTCGGCGGAGATGGACGGCGCTGTGGCGTACTACCGCGTGGATGATGCCAACCATGACATTTTTGCCACGCTCACTACGGTATCCATTTTG AGCGCTTCGGTGCCGCAACCGCAGAGTGTGGTGGCTTCTCCCCCTCCCTCAAGCGCCTCCTATCGCCTCCAGAGAGGCTCAGGGGGCCCACTCCAACTTAGCCCATCGGCAGGGGGCGCCCTCACATGTTCGTCAGAGGAAGAGCAGGACGCTGACGCTGTCCAACGCGATCGGGCTGAGCTGACCCGCG ACTTCAGGGACGACTTCATGTTGGCGTGTCAGGACGAGTCGCGCGGCGCGTCGTCGCCTTGGCCTCGCTCGCAGGAAGTTGACGCGACAGACGGCGGGTACCAGACGCCGAGCGTTTACGCCGGCGAGAGCCCCGCCGCACAGGTGACGTGCACTCTGACCCGCCGCTCGAGTCGCTCCGTTAAGGGATACCGTGACATCTCGGTCACGCCGCAGGACCGGGAGGAAGGAGGCCTCGTCGACTCTCCTCCGAGAGCCGACGAGGGCTACGGCTACACGGTGCAACAG GCGGTGAAGCCAATGGTGGTGATATCTTCCTCGCcgacttcctcctcttcctcttcgccCTCGTCGTCGTCCCGTGTGGCCGGTGCACGGGCAGCGCCGGCACCGCACGTTCAACCTCGCTCGG TTGCCGTGGCGATCCCAGCTCCTGCACCCTGGTTGGTGAATGAGTTGGGAGAGGGGCTCTGCTCGGTGGTAGTGCCACCGCCTCCTCCTTACTCCTACGACCCCAACGGTAGCGACCTACCCAGAG ACTGTCGCGTCCTTCAGTACTACTACAACCTGGGAGTGCAG TGGTACCATCAGAGCTgctggcagcagcagcaacagcagcagcaccagcagacGGTGGCGCCCTACTCCCCCGCTTTGTACCCTTCCGACGTGGTCCACACCTACCAGCACTGCCCTCCTTACCTTGGCCAGGAAGCCCCTCCACTCC CTGCCCACCCGTCCTACGCCGAGGTGGGGCGCAGCGGACCGCTGCAGCCTCCGCCCCCTTATCTGGAAACCAACGGGACGGTGGAGTGTCAGACGGACACGCATGgcctcg GCCCCGCCCATTCGCTGGATGGCTCCTCCCTCAATGCGCCGTCTTCGGCCCCCGCTTTGTACCCGGACCAAATGGGCCTCCCCTCTGTCCTGCACCTGCCTTATGAAACTCCACCCCCAGCCACCTACCTGTCATCCGCCCCACCCCCTCTGGTACATTCTGCCCACCACCCTTACCACACACACCACGCCTGTGTGCCTGCGCACTGGGGTGGGCACACCTCGCGGGTCTACTGCcccgcccccaccccaccccacgtgGTGGGCTACATTACATCTCCGCCCACACACTTTATCCCACCTAGCGCCTGA